The Bacillota bacterium genome includes a window with the following:
- a CDS encoding DUF3343 domain-containing protein: MNKGVGGDRSVTVAVLVFPSSHYALRAEKICKEAGLPVLLIPLPREITSDCGVALTLPPEFQEKGEALLKQAGVPLTGSHRLTRTGRQALLWQRFLNR, translated from the coding sequence ATGAACAAAGGGGTCGGTGGCGACCGGTCTGTTACCGTTGCCGTACTCGTTTTTCCCTCTTCCCACTACGCCCTGCGCGCCGAAAAAATCTGCAAAGAGGCAGGACTCCCGGTTCTCTTAATCCCGCTCCCCCGCGAAATCACCTCGGACTGCGGGGTTGCCCTTACCCTCCCGCCGGAGTTCCAGGAAAAGGGGGAAGCCCTGCTCAAGCAGGCAGGGGTCCCCCTGACCGGAAGCCACCGGCTGACGAGAACCGGCAGGCAGGCCCTCCTGTGGCAGCGGTTTCTTAATAGGTGA
- a CDS encoding copper amine oxidase N-terminal domain-containing protein encodes MKRLLVVFAALALAGLFASAVSAGSPVRLLVNGREIEPDVPPQLINGRVVAPVRWVAAALGADVTWEEATATVRVNVPQLESLERQITLLHNALASTSPREAVEKWATGVKTRNGALQYAVLSPELKEKMRPEYEECGWVTGVSSPWVERYEITRETKSKDGAWGCEVRFEMMASTGPAGSYTARVTVKQYERHWFVAQIMRDDVLEHLQEQVTKFLTEMYGKHYRLLKTEVSCLSHSAAASGVEALFSTTVAHVPAYKEPEQWPVQQGRIKFLEENRGRLTPEQVRRVEEKIDFWNRELRQYIDKPDDANMLLKVTAGLDIMGGIRPETIKFYYEDPAGAYLPFTPDEWPAFKPSEELIKQGYEEMRRLVE; translated from the coding sequence TTGAAAAGGTTGCTGGTTGTCTTTGCTGCTCTGGCTCTGGCTGGTCTTTTTGCCAGCGCGGTCTCGGCCGGCAGTCCCGTCAGGCTGCTCGTCAACGGCCGGGAAATCGAGCCGGACGTCCCGCCCCAGCTGATAAACGGGCGGGTGGTGGCGCCCGTGAGGTGGGTCGCCGCGGCCCTCGGCGCGGATGTGACTTGGGAAGAGGCCACCGCGACCGTGCGCGTCAACGTCCCGCAGCTTGAATCGCTCGAGCGCCAGATTACTCTTCTGCATAACGCGCTGGCCTCGACATCGCCGCGGGAAGCAGTAGAAAAATGGGCGACAGGCGTGAAAACGCGCAACGGCGCGCTCCAGTACGCCGTTCTTTCTCCGGAGCTGAAGGAGAAAATGCGCCCGGAGTACGAGGAGTGCGGTTGGGTGACAGGAGTGTCCAGCCCCTGGGTCGAGCGCTATGAGATAACCCGGGAGACCAAGAGCAAGGACGGCGCCTGGGGGTGCGAGGTCAGATTCGAAATGATGGCTTCCACCGGCCCCGCGGGCTCGTACACAGCCAGGGTGACCGTTAAGCAGTACGAGCGGCACTGGTTTGTAGCCCAGATAATGCGGGACGATGTGCTGGAGCACCTGCAGGAACAGGTGACGAAATTTCTTACCGAGATGTACGGGAAGCACTACCGCTTGCTGAAAACCGAAGTTTCCTGCCTTTCTCACAGCGCAGCTGCTTCCGGGGTGGAGGCGCTGTTCAGCACTACAGTGGCGCACGTTCCGGCCTATAAAGAGCCGGAACAGTGGCCTGTCCAGCAAGGGCGCATCAAGTTTCTGGAAGAAAACCGGGGAAGGCTTACTCCCGAACAGGTTCGCAGGGTCGAAGAAAAAATAGACTTCTGGAATCGGGAACTGCGGCAATACATCGACAAACCTGACGATGCGAACATGCTTTTAAAAGTAACGGCCGGGTTGGACATAATGGGCGGCATCAGGCCAGAAACGATCAAATTCTATTACGAGGACCCGGCGGGTGCCTACCTTCCCTTTACGCCGGACGAGTGGCCTGCGTTTAAGCCGTCTGAAGAATTAATAAAGCAGGGGTACGAGGAGATGCGCCGGCTGGTTGAGTAG
- a CDS encoding metallophosphoesterase family protein: MRYAVLSDIHANLEALQATITDLEKQDVQEIICLGDIVGYYPNPNECTELCRARGFVCLRGNHDDAAVGLCGIEDFNPIAQAALLWTARNLKENNKQWLLQLPERLLVDGNFLAVHGSPWHPYAYIFSAGSASRAFLTLKSHYPQINVCFFGHTHQRALYYTDDGYVQAGEKESKYRLGKTGLYLINPGSIGQARDGKPGASYLIYDTEHAEIEFRHVPYDLNLTQRKVVAAGLPLMLAKRLSLGY; encoded by the coding sequence GTGCGTTATGCAGTGCTCAGTGACATCCACGCAAACCTGGAGGCCCTCCAGGCAACCATCACGGATCTCGAAAAGCAGGATGTCCAGGAGATCATCTGCCTTGGTGACATTGTCGGCTACTACCCAAACCCCAACGAATGCACTGAACTGTGCCGGGCACGCGGTTTTGTGTGCCTTCGGGGGAACCACGATGATGCTGCAGTCGGGCTCTGCGGGATAGAAGATTTCAACCCGATCGCCCAGGCAGCCCTCCTCTGGACAGCCCGCAACCTGAAAGAGAACAATAAGCAGTGGCTGCTACAGCTCCCGGAACGCCTTCTCGTTGATGGCAATTTTCTGGCGGTCCACGGCTCACCCTGGCATCCGTATGCCTACATTTTTTCTGCGGGAAGCGCCTCCCGCGCCTTTTTAACCCTCAAATCTCATTATCCTCAGATTAACGTTTGTTTTTTCGGCCACACGCACCAGAGAGCTCTTTACTACACGGATGACGGTTATGTTCAGGCAGGCGAAAAGGAAAGCAAATACCGCCTTGGCAAAACCGGGTTGTACCTGATCAATCCGGGCAGCATCGGCCAGGCCCGGGACGGAAAGCCGGGAGCGTCATATCTTATTTACGACACAGAACATGCCGAAATCGAGTTTCGCCACGTCCCCTACGACCTCAACCTCACCCAGCGGAAAGTGGTTGCAGCAGGGCTTCCCCTGATGCTGGCCAAACGCCTGAGTTTAGGGTACTAG
- a CDS encoding alpha/beta hydrolase, with protein MREQVSFLNSEKERLVGDLELPPAGRPEWVIVVCHGFLGTRQGGGRAVVLGERLAGAGYGVLRFDFAGSGESEGDFSSATLTKNAADLRSALDFLESRRFRNFLVLGRSFGGNAALAGAARDHRIRGVCLWSTPLEMLPILRRIIGEELYQALHRGEKITWSDGFRAYSKTGDFIRDLEGYRMQDLVAEISPRPLLIVHGEADELVPVAEAEALFRAAGEPKELFLIPGGDHHLSSHQEQAIRATLTWLRRFF; from the coding sequence GTGCGTGAACAGGTGAGCTTTCTGAATTCTGAAAAAGAGCGGCTTGTCGGAGACCTTGAATTACCTCCCGCAGGGAGGCCGGAATGGGTGATTGTCGTCTGCCACGGTTTCCTTGGCACGCGGCAGGGCGGGGGCCGGGCGGTCGTTCTTGGGGAGCGCCTGGCGGGCGCCGGCTACGGTGTGCTCCGCTTTGATTTTGCCGGTTCGGGAGAGAGCGAAGGAGATTTTTCTTCTGCTACTTTGACGAAAAATGCGGCGGATCTCCGCTCCGCCCTGGATTTTCTCGAGAGCCGGCGGTTCCGGAACTTTCTTGTCCTCGGCCGGAGCTTTGGAGGAAACGCCGCCCTTGCAGGAGCGGCTCGCGACCACCGCATCCGGGGAGTGTGCCTCTGGAGCACCCCACTTGAGATGCTCCCCATTTTGCGCAGGATAATCGGTGAAGAGTTGTATCAGGCTCTCCACCGGGGCGAAAAAATCACCTGGTCAGACGGCTTCCGGGCCTACTCGAAAACGGGGGATTTTATCCGCGACCTGGAAGGGTACCGGATGCAGGACCTGGTGGCTGAAATCAGCCCGCGCCCCCTTTTAATCGTCCACGGGGAGGCGGATGAACTGGTTCCCGTGGCGGAGGCCGAGGCTCTTTTCCGGGCCGCCGGAGAACCTAAAGAACTCTTCCTCATTCCGGGCGGGGATCACCATCTCTCCAGCCACCAGGAGCAGGCGATCAGGGCGACCTTGACCTGGCTGCGGCGTTTTTTCTAG
- a CDS encoding SirA family protein, whose amino-acid sequence MMKKEIDARGLSCPLPVLKTRAALEEGCEEVEVRVDTGVARENVARFARSRGYAVAVKQSGEGEWLLCLRKEG is encoded by the coding sequence ATGATGAAAAAAGAAATCGACGCCCGGGGTTTGAGCTGCCCGTTGCCTGTCTTGAAAACCAGGGCCGCCCTGGAGGAAGGATGCGAAGAAGTAGAGGTTCGGGTTGACACCGGTGTGGCGCGGGAGAATGTGGCCCGTTTTGCCAGGAGCAGGGGTTATGCTGTGGCAGTTAAACAATCCGGAGAAGGAGAGTGGCTCCTCTGCCTCCGGAAGGAAGGCTAG
- a CDS encoding ABC transporter ATP-binding protein — MPERAIETRALTKLFDGKPAVDHLDLAVPEGSIFGLVGPNGAGKTTLIRMLMGILKPASGTGTILGRDITDSSGDVRQQVGYVAEVQHMYPSFRVEEILNFCARVYRNWDWKRCRTLLKAFELPAEKLVRALSKGMRTQLALVIALAIRPRLLILDEPAGGLDPVIRRHFMQLIVQEAASGNTTVFFSTHNLRDLERTADHVAVIMKGRLLFSKPLDELKSGARKIQVVFPEGLPEEIRNLPGVTRVEAQGKVYSLIVGENFSKTLERVKFFHPAYLELHDLDLEEIFIHTMAREGYSREALVLE, encoded by the coding sequence ATGCCTGAACGGGCGATAGAGACGCGCGCTCTGACCAAGTTGTTCGACGGGAAACCGGCGGTGGATCACCTGGATCTGGCGGTTCCGGAGGGGTCCATCTTCGGCCTGGTGGGTCCTAACGGAGCAGGCAAAACGACTCTGATCAGAATGCTGATGGGCATCCTTAAGCCCGCTTCCGGTACGGGAACCATCCTGGGCAGGGACATCACCGACTCCTCCGGCGACGTCAGGCAGCAGGTCGGCTACGTGGCGGAGGTGCAGCACATGTACCCGTCTTTCCGGGTGGAGGAAATCCTGAATTTTTGCGCCCGGGTTTACCGCAACTGGGACTGGAAGCGGTGCCGGACCCTGTTGAAGGCTTTTGAACTCCCGGCGGAGAAACTGGTGCGGGCGCTCTCGAAGGGGATGAGGACCCAGCTCGCCCTGGTTATTGCTCTCGCGATCCGGCCGCGGCTTTTGATTCTGGACGAACCGGCCGGTGGTCTTGACCCCGTGATCCGCCGCCACTTCATGCAGTTGATCGTGCAGGAGGCTGCCTCGGGCAACACGACGGTCTTTTTCTCCACCCACAACCTGCGCGACCTGGAGCGGACGGCGGACCATGTGGCCGTCATCATGAAGGGAAGGCTCCTTTTCAGCAAACCCCTGGATGAACTCAAATCCGGAGCCAGAAAGATCCAGGTGGTCTTCCCGGAGGGTTTGCCTGAAGAAATCAGGAATCTGCCGGGCGTCACCCGGGTGGAGGCACAGGGAAAGGTATATTCCCTGATCGTGGGCGAAAACTTCAGCAAGACCCTGGAAAGAGTAAAGTTTTTCCATCCGGCATATCTTGAGCTTCACGATCTCGATCTGGAGGAGATCTTCATCCACACAATGGCGAGGGAGGGATACAGCCGTGAAGCGCTTGTGCTTGAATAG
- a CDS encoding HD domain-containing protein, translating into MKLSLPEEVKAACRLLAEHRYQAFVVGGGIRDMFLGIAPQDWDLATDARPQEMERIFKSAGFKVLPTGVRFGTLTVLVHGFPLEITTFRVEGDYHDFRRPNQVYFVREIEADLARRDFTINALAYDPLHSLFCDPFGGLQDLLKGEIKAVGDPEARISEDPLRMMRGVRLAAEFGFRLEAKTEHAITRCAELIRKVSAERIRDELNQTLLALHFIQGLELLQKLGLLFLIIPELKEGWLFAQYHPSHRYPVLDHTFEALRYTPASLEVRLAVLLHDVAKPRTFSRGEDGRGHFYGHEHLGAEMAERILRRLRYSTQLIRRVTVLIREHMLDVGMGAAGIRRLIARVGRDLIPELLAVREADFLAHSTELILRSLDDFDRFRSRLKRILEEEGTIEMRDLAVNGGDVLEILGCRPGPVVGRVLKALWNEVLADPRKNNRTYLLARTRELAGELREKYD; encoded by the coding sequence ATGAAGCTATCTCTTCCGGAGGAAGTAAAAGCAGCGTGCAGGCTTCTGGCGGAGCACCGGTACCAGGCCTTTGTGGTTGGAGGCGGGATCAGAGACATGTTTCTGGGGATTGCTCCCCAAGACTGGGATCTGGCCACCGATGCCAGGCCGCAGGAGATGGAACGGATCTTTAAAAGCGCCGGTTTCAAGGTGCTCCCCACAGGGGTGAGGTTTGGTACTTTAACGGTTTTGGTTCACGGTTTTCCCCTGGAAATCACGACGTTCCGGGTCGAGGGAGACTACCACGACTTCCGCCGTCCGAACCAGGTTTATTTTGTGAGGGAAATTGAAGCGGATCTGGCGCGGCGGGATTTTACCATCAATGCCCTCGCGTACGACCCTCTGCATTCCCTCTTTTGTGATCCTTTTGGAGGCCTGCAAGATCTTCTCAAGGGAGAAATTAAGGCGGTGGGAGACCCCGAGGCCCGGATCTCCGAGGATCCGCTGAGGATGATGCGGGGCGTTCGCCTTGCCGCCGAGTTCGGGTTCCGCCTTGAAGCAAAGACAGAGCATGCCATTACCAGGTGCGCCGAACTGATTCGCAAAGTTTCTGCGGAGCGGATCAGGGATGAATTAAACCAGACCCTGCTCGCCCTTCACTTTATCCAGGGTCTGGAGCTTCTGCAGAAGCTGGGCCTGCTTTTTCTCATTATTCCGGAGTTGAAGGAAGGCTGGCTTTTTGCCCAGTACCACCCGTCTCACCGGTATCCGGTTTTAGATCACACTTTTGAGGCCCTGCGTTACACTCCGGCTTCCCTCGAGGTTCGCCTCGCGGTTTTGCTGCATGATGTTGCAAAACCCCGGACTTTCAGCCGGGGCGAGGACGGACGCGGCCATTTTTACGGTCATGAGCATTTGGGGGCAGAGATGGCGGAGCGAATTTTGAGGAGGCTGCGTTACAGCACCCAGCTGATCCGCCGCGTAACGGTTTTGATCAGGGAGCACATGCTGGATGTGGGGATGGGCGCCGCGGGAATCCGGAGGCTTATTGCGAGGGTGGGTCGGGATCTGATTCCGGAGCTTCTGGCTGTCCGGGAGGCGGATTTTCTCGCCCACAGTACAGAATTAATCCTCAGGTCCCTGGACGACTTCGACCGGTTCCGGAGCCGCTTGAAAAGGATCCTGGAGGAAGAGGGGACCATCGAAATGAGGGATCTGGCCGTCAACGGGGGGGATGTGCTGGAAATTCTTGGCTGCCGCCCGGGCCCCGTTGTGGGAAGGGTTTTGAAAGCACTCTGGAACGAGGTTCTGGCCGACCCTCGCAAAAACAACCGGACCTATCTCCTGGCCCGCACGCGGGAACTTGCCGGGGAACTGAGGGAAAAGTACGACTAG
- a CDS encoding YedE-related selenium metabolism membrane protein, whose amino-acid sequence MERRDAMIVGTGLVIGILAALLVKFGNPGNMGLCIACFIRDITGALGLHRAAPVQYLRPEIPGLLLGAFLAAVLGREFRSRGGSGSLVRFLLGFFMMVGALVFLGCPLRTLLRLGGGDLNAVLGLAGFTVGVLGGVEFLKRGYNLGRARRGSAVGGLVMPLLAVVILVLAIYHPVFDPKAGGPVFASLQGPGSFSAPVLMSLGAGLLVGILAQRARLCLSGGIRDFVLTRDAYLLKGYGAIFAGVLLANILLGQFRLGFANQPIAHTDGAWNFLGMVLVGLAAVLAGGCPLRQLILSGEGDADAGMSVLGMAAGAAVAHNFLLASSPAGPTLYGKVVVLLGILIAVLIGWFCREA is encoded by the coding sequence ATGGAGCGAAGAGATGCAATGATCGTGGGAACAGGGTTGGTAATTGGGATTCTGGCGGCACTGCTTGTGAAATTCGGAAACCCGGGAAACATGGGCCTCTGTATTGCCTGCTTTATCCGTGATATCACCGGCGCCCTGGGGCTGCATCGGGCGGCGCCCGTGCAGTATTTGCGGCCCGAAATTCCGGGCTTGCTGTTAGGGGCTTTTCTGGCTGCGGTGCTGGGCAGGGAGTTCCGGAGCCGGGGTGGTTCCGGCAGTTTAGTCCGGTTTTTGCTGGGTTTTTTCATGATGGTGGGCGCCCTGGTCTTTCTGGGCTGTCCCCTTCGCACGCTCCTGCGGCTGGGGGGCGGCGACCTCAACGCGGTGCTGGGTCTGGCGGGTTTTACCGTCGGCGTCCTCGGTGGAGTGGAGTTTTTAAAACGGGGCTACAACCTGGGCCGCGCCCGGCGGGGTTCGGCCGTTGGGGGTCTTGTAATGCCTCTTCTTGCGGTCGTTATCCTAGTCCTGGCTATTTACCACCCGGTTTTTGATCCAAAGGCGGGAGGCCCGGTTTTTGCCAGCCTGCAGGGCCCCGGCTCTTTCTCCGCTCCGGTTTTGATGAGTCTGGGGGCCGGGCTTCTCGTCGGCATCCTTGCCCAGCGTGCCCGCCTGTGCCTCAGCGGGGGGATCCGCGATTTCGTTCTCACCAGAGATGCCTATCTTTTAAAGGGCTACGGTGCAATTTTCGCAGGGGTTTTGCTTGCGAACATCCTGCTGGGTCAATTTCGTTTGGGCTTCGCCAACCAGCCAATTGCCCATACCGATGGCGCCTGGAACTTCCTGGGGATGGTTTTAGTGGGGTTGGCTGCGGTGCTTGCCGGGGGTTGCCCGCTCCGCCAGTTGATCCTGAGCGGTGAGGGGGATGCCGATGCCGGCATGTCGGTCTTGGGAATGGCGGCAGGCGCTGCCGTTGCGCACAACTTTCTCCTGGCCAGCAGTCCGGCGGGTCCCACTCTTTACGGAAAAGTCGTCGTGCTGCTTGGAATCCTGATCGCCGTGCTGATAGGATGGTTTTGTCGGGAAGCCTGA
- a CDS encoding ADP-ribosyl-[dinitrogen reductase] hydrolase — MRDRIRGGLFGVAVGDALGATVEFLSQGEIRRRFGCLTEIIGGGWLNLEPGEVTDDTEITLAVAKGILANPASPRDAVGKMFLRWFQGNPKDVGETIRTALSFYLENPDWDEAAKRACHALGGKAAGNGCLMRTLPVTFAYAQNPEKMNRISRELARMTHYEPLAEAACAFYNNLARRLLYAPHSPQNKEGFLKAALKDTENYSADLPAGTLETIKETVEKIAVMSKEEISPTGHCLDTLAAAVWCFLHTLTFEEAVVEAVNLGGDADTVGAVCGGLAGTFYGYRAIPARWLETLKPKEELDKVSQQLFHLASRHPGTFR, encoded by the coding sequence CTGCGAGATCGCATCCGGGGAGGTCTTTTCGGAGTTGCGGTAGGGGACGCCCTGGGCGCCACAGTAGAGTTTTTGAGCCAGGGTGAAATCCGGCGCCGCTTCGGCTGCCTCACGGAAATAATTGGAGGGGGATGGCTCAACCTGGAGCCGGGGGAAGTAACCGACGACACCGAGATCACACTGGCTGTAGCAAAAGGGATTCTCGCCAATCCGGCCTCTCCCCGGGACGCGGTGGGGAAAATGTTCCTGCGCTGGTTTCAGGGCAACCCAAAAGATGTGGGAGAAACAATTCGCACCGCCCTTTCTTTTTATCTCGAAAATCCGGACTGGGATGAGGCAGCAAAGCGGGCCTGCCATGCCCTGGGAGGGAAAGCTGCAGGAAACGGCTGCCTGATGCGGACCCTCCCGGTTACTTTTGCCTATGCCCAAAACCCCGAAAAAATGAACCGGATCTCCCGGGAACTGGCGCGGATGACCCACTACGAGCCGTTAGCTGAAGCAGCCTGCGCCTTTTACAACAACCTGGCGCGCCGTCTTTTATACGCGCCCCACTCCCCCCAAAATAAAGAGGGGTTTCTAAAAGCAGCGCTTAAGGATACCGAAAATTACTCAGCAGACCTTCCTGCCGGAACTCTGGAAACCATCAAAGAAACGGTTGAAAAGATCGCTGTTATGTCCAAAGAGGAGATCTCCCCGACAGGGCACTGCCTGGATACGCTGGCAGCTGCCGTCTGGTGCTTCCTTCACACCCTTACTTTTGAGGAGGCCGTCGTTGAAGCCGTCAACCTGGGCGGGGATGCCGATACCGTCGGCGCTGTCTGCGGCGGCCTTGCAGGGACCTTCTACGGTTACAGGGCAATCCCGGCGCGGTGGCTCGAAACCCTCAAGCCAAAGGAGGAGCTGGATAAGGTATCCCAGCAGCTCTTTCACCTCGCCTCGCGGCATCCCGGCACTTTTAGATAA
- a CDS encoding ABC transporter permease subunit: MKRLCLNRGLVWKEWRQNWWRFWAVGVLMSMTPVLDTIFILIIRAVEPTAYFNGTTFSQDPTIWSFPIAEMVHGTSGSSSMGTLAVVLALGLGAVLLAQERHQNTLEFLVATPVSRREIAATKFLVGAGAITGIMLVNLLFIVVMAAILPARYTNSAALVWFGATTPVLLAAYALGFLVAAVTGNLLASLFGALGLLYFPGFALFFLQELLVSFGIIRFSDPVSAFLEGLGRHLILPVYLEGYRYGDVSEWLAPGMLLAAAVFFLLAVYLFERNPLERTGQILMFGNTRAIFRVGISLFAATLASIITPDILGNRPGAALMLGVFLGTYAICSALILIFYKVQRSPG, translated from the coding sequence GTGAAGCGCTTGTGCTTGAATAGGGGCCTGGTCTGGAAGGAGTGGAGGCAGAACTGGTGGAGGTTCTGGGCGGTTGGCGTGCTCATGAGCATGACACCTGTACTGGACACCATTTTCATCTTGATTATCAGAGCCGTTGAGCCCACCGCCTATTTCAACGGCACGACTTTTTCGCAGGACCCCACCATCTGGTCGTTTCCGATTGCCGAAATGGTTCACGGCACTTCCGGCAGTTCATCCATGGGCACCCTTGCCGTTGTCCTGGCTCTGGGGCTGGGGGCGGTTCTGCTCGCCCAGGAGCGCCATCAGAACACCCTGGAGTTCCTGGTGGCCACACCGGTCAGCAGGCGGGAGATCGCCGCGACCAAGTTCCTGGTGGGTGCCGGGGCGATCACGGGCATCATGCTCGTCAACCTGTTGTTTATTGTTGTCATGGCCGCGATCCTGCCGGCCCGGTATACCAATTCTGCTGCTCTTGTCTGGTTTGGTGCCACCACCCCGGTACTGCTGGCAGCCTACGCCCTGGGTTTCCTGGTGGCGGCGGTGACCGGGAACCTGCTTGCCTCTTTGTTCGGCGCCCTGGGCCTTTTATATTTCCCGGGTTTCGCCCTTTTTTTCCTGCAAGAACTTCTTGTTTCTTTCGGAATCATCCGCTTCTCCGACCCCGTCAGTGCCTTTTTGGAGGGTCTGGGGAGGCACCTTATCCTTCCCGTCTATCTCGAGGGTTACCGTTACGGGGACGTAAGCGAGTGGCTGGCGCCGGGGATGCTCCTGGCGGCTGCCGTTTTCTTTCTGCTAGCGGTGTACCTCTTCGAGCGCAACCCCCTGGAGCGCACAGGCCAGATCCTGATGTTCGGAAACACCAGGGCGATCTTCCGGGTAGGGATCTCCCTGTTTGCCGCGACTCTTGCATCCATTATTACTCCTGACATTTTGGGTAACCGGCCCGGGGCCGCGCTGATGCTGGGGGTGTTTCTGGGCACATACGCGATCTGTTCCGCGTTGATCCTGATATTCTACAAGGTTCAGCGCAGTCCGGGCTGA
- a CDS encoding GntR family transcriptional regulator, translating into MWFDIDQRSSVPIYQQLVEGVKEAVARGVLAVGEKLPSVRELAARTAVNPNTIAKAYQELEREGIIETFRGRGTFVAARKIQVDGEEKKRVIREMLRRVLVEAYYLDLSQEELLSLLEEAVREWHREGRGKQCLNGR; encoded by the coding sequence TTGTGGTTTGATATCGACCAGCGATCGAGCGTTCCCATCTACCAGCAGCTGGTGGAAGGGGTTAAGGAGGCGGTGGCCCGGGGAGTGCTCGCGGTTGGGGAAAAACTTCCTTCGGTAAGAGAACTGGCCGCCCGGACCGCCGTCAACCCCAACACCATCGCAAAGGCGTACCAGGAGCTGGAACGCGAGGGAATCATCGAAACCTTCCGGGGGCGCGGCACCTTTGTTGCTGCCCGGAAAATTCAAGTTGACGGGGAGGAGAAGAAAAGGGTGATCAGGGAGATGCTGCGCAGGGTATTGGTCGAGGCGTATTACCTGGATCTTTCCCAGGAGGAACTGCTTTCCTTGCTGGAGGAGGCGGTGCGGGAGTGGCACCGGGAGGGGAGGGGAAAGCAATGCCTGAACGGGCGATAG